One segment of Rosa chinensis cultivar Old Blush chromosome 6, RchiOBHm-V2, whole genome shotgun sequence DNA contains the following:
- the LOC112170678 gene encoding uncharacterized protein LOC112170678, which yields MSFIVRLIQAKVLNGWTDKSFKDLLDICNESMPEGVNLPNSYYQAQKLTEDLGFTYNTVDACPNSCMLFRNEDINLYQCLICKASRWKEDGCSLVSDLGPEKRKAAKQARYFPFKPRLQRLFMSSKTTTLMRWHAEKRTDDGVFRHPTDSLAWKDFDKKHPSFSGDTRNVRLGLASDGLNPFRTMNIVHSTWLVILVPYNLPPMMLVKQLFIYLSVLIDGPKGPGDKIDVYLQPLIEELKELWDEGIENFDASSNQMFQMHAALLWTINDFPAYANLSGWSTKGEYACPSCNSETASIWLPNGKKFSYGSSRWFLPYDHKYRKDPRSFNGLREYRRAPTTLSRVDLLTQLQSNGVAGKSKDNISSRLDLELMGIREQYHVKRRESGLEYFDPADFEMNNDGKDKFLVARMPNGSASHIARRARLKDRRIGGLKSHDNHILLQQLIPLSVRSSFRKKVVEGLIDLGKFLKVLCSKLNCAADLEEARSRIVVTLCDLEKIFPPSFFDVMEHLPVHLVQEALIAGAVQFRWMYL from the exons atgtCATTCATTGTCAGACTCATACAGGCGAAAGTGTTAAATGGTTGGACTGACAAATCTTTCAAAGACTTGCTTGACATATGTAACGAGTCTATGCCAGAAGGTGTAAACCTTCCTAATTCTTATTATCAAGCTCAGAAGTTAACTGAAGATTTAGGGTTCACGTATAACACAGTGGATGCTTGCCCTAATAGCTGTATGCTTTTCAGAAATGAAGACATAAATCTTTATCAATGTTTGATATGTAAGGCATCTCGATGGAAAGAAGATGGTTGCAGTTTAGTTTCTGATTTAGGACCTGAGAAACGAAAGGCAGCAAAACAGGCAAGATATTTTCCTTTCAAACCAAGGTTGCAGAGGTTGTTTATGTCCTCTAAAACTACAACGCTTATGAGATGGCATGCTGAGAAACGAACTGATGATGGTGTGTTTAGGCATCCTACAGACTCTCTTGCTTGGAAGGATTTTGACAAGAAACATCCAAGTTTCTCCGGAGATACTCGCAATGTAAGGCTTGGGTTGGCCTCAGATGGATTGAATCCATTCCGGACTATGAATATAGTTCATAGTACTTGGCTTGTCATTCTAGTTCCGTATAACTTACCACCAATGATGTTGGTGAAGCAACTTTTTATCTATCTATCTGTGCTTATTGATGGCCCAAAAGGACCTGGTGATAAGATCGATGTTTACTTGCAGCCACTCATTGAAGAGTTGAAGGAATTGTGGGATGAGGGCATAGAAAATTTTGACGCATCAAGCAATCAAATGTTTCAAATGCATGCTGCCTTACTTTGGACGATTAATGATTTTCCTGCCTATGCTAATCTATCAGGGTGGAGTACAAAAGGTGAATATGCATGCCCTTCTTGCAACTCTGAAACTGCTTCTATATGGTTGCCAAATGGTAAAAAGTTCTCATATGGTAGCAGCCGGTGGTTTTTACCTTATGATCACAAGTATCGAAAGGATCCCAGATCTTTCAATGGCTTACGAGAATATAGACGAGCTCCTACAACATTATCAAGAGTAGATCTTCTCACCCAGCTTCAATCCAATG GAGTTGCTGGAAAATCAAAGGACAATATCAGTTCTCGACTTGATCTTGAGCTTATGGGAATTAGAGAGCAGTACCATGTGAAAAGGAGGGAGTCCGGTTTAGAATACTTTGATCCTGCTGATTTTGAGATGAATAATGATGGGAAAGATAAGTTCCTCGTAGCAAGAATGCCGAATGGTTCTGCTTCTCATATTGCACGGCGGGCACGTTTGAAAGATCGACGTATCGGGGGTCTTAAAAGTCATGACAATCATATTCTTTTACAGCAATTGATTCCATTATCTGTACGAAGCTCTTTTCGGAAGAAAGTGGTTGAAGGGCTGATTGATCTAGGCAAGTTTTTAAAAGTATTGTGCTCCAAACTAAATTGTGCAGCAGATTTGGAAGAGGCACGTTCTCGTATAGTGGTGACCCTTTGTGATCTTGAGAAGATATTTCCACCATCATTTTTTGATGTGATGGAGCATTTACCTGTCCATCTAGTCCAAGAAGCATTAATTGCTGGTGCTGTGCAGTTTCGGTGGATGTACCTGTAA